From Eptesicus fuscus isolate TK198812 chromosome 22, DD_ASM_mEF_20220401, whole genome shotgun sequence, a single genomic window includes:
- the PRPF3 gene encoding U4/U6 small nuclear ribonucleoprotein Prp3 isoform X1, producing MALSKRELDELKPWVEKTVKRVLGFSEPTVVTAALNCVGKGMDKKKAADHLKPFLDDSTLRFVDKLFEAVEEGRSSRHSKSSSDRSRKRELKEVFGDDSEISKESSGVKKRRIPRFEEVEEEPEVIPGPPSESPGMLTKLQIKQMMEAATRQIEERKKQLSFISPPTPQPKTPSSSQPERLPIGNTIQPSQAATFMNDAIEKARKAAELQARIQAQLALKPGLIGNANMVGLANLHAMGIAPPKVELKDQTKPTPLILDEQGRTVDATGKEIELTHRMPTLKANIRAVKREQFKQQLKEKPSEDMESNTFFDPRVSIAPSQRQRRTFKFHDKGKFEKIAQRLRTKAQLEKLQAEISQAARKTGIHTSTRLALIAPKKELKEGDIPEIEWWDSYIIPNGFDLTEQNPKREDYFGITNLVEHPAQLNPPVDNDTPVTLGVYLTKKEQKKLRRQTRREAQKELQEKVRLGLMPPPEPKVRISNLMRVLGTEAVQDPTKVEAHVRAQMAKRQKAHEEANAARKLTAEQRKVKKIKKLKEDISQGVHISVYRVRNLSNPAKKFKIEANAGQLYLTGVVVLHKDVNVVVVEGGPKSQKKFKRLMLHRIKWDEQTSNTKGDDDEESDEEAVKKTNKCVLVWEGTAKDRSFGDMKFKQCPTENMAREHFKKHGAEHYWDLALSESVLESTD from the exons ATGGCACTGTCTAAGAGGGAGCTGGATGAGCTAAAACCATGGGTAGAGAAGACAGTGAAGAGGGTACTGGGTTTCTCAGAGCCCACAGTGGTCACAGCAGCACTGAACTGTGTGGGGAAGGGCATGGACAAGAAGAAAGCAGCTG accATCTGAAACCTTTTCTTGATGATTCTACTCTCCGATTTGTGGACAAACTGTTTGAGGCTGTAGAGGAAGGCCGAAGCTCTAGACATTCCAAGTCTAGCAGTGACAGGAGCAGAAAACGAGAGCTAAAG GAAGTGTTTGGTGATGACTCTGAGATCTCCAAGGAATCATCAGGAGTAAAGAAGCGACGGATACCTCGTTttgaggaggtagaagaggagcCAGAAGTGATCCCTGGGCCTCCTTCAGAGAGCCCTGGCATGCTGACTAAGCTCCAG ATCAAACAGATGATGGAGGCAGCAACACGACAAATcgaggagaggaaaaaacaaCTGAGTTTCATCAGCCCCCCTACACCTCAG CCAAAGACTCCTTCTTCTTCCCAACCAGAGCGACTTCCAATTGGCAACACTATTCAGCCCTCCCAGGCCGCCACTTTCATGAATGATGCCATtgagaaggcaaggaaagcaGCTGAACTACAAGCCCGCATCCAAGCCCAGCTGGCACTGAAGCCAGGGCTCATTGGCAATGCCAATATGGTGGGCCTGGCCAATCTGCATGCCATGGGCATTGCTCCCCC GAAGGTTGAATTAAAAGATCAAACTAAACCTACACCACTGATTCTCGACGAGCAAGGTCGCACTGTAGATGCAACAGGCAAGGAGATTGAGCTGACACACCGAATGCCTACTCTGAAGGCCAATATTCGTGCGGTGAAGAGGGAACAATTCAAGCAACAGCTTAAAGAAAAGCCATCAGAAGACATGGAATCCAATACCTTTTTTGACCCCCGAGTTTCAATTGCCCCTTCCCAGCGGCAGAGACGCACTTTTAAATTTCATGACAAGGGCAAATTTGAGAAGATTGCCCAGCGGTTACGGACAAAG GCTCAACTGGAAAAGCTGCAGGCAGAGATCTCACAAGCAGCTCGAAAAACAGGCATCCATACTTCAACTAGGCTGGCTCTCATTGCTCCTAAGAAGGAGTTAAAGGAAGGAGATATTCCTGAAATTGAGTGGTGGGATTCTTATATCATCCCCAATGGCTTTGACCT TACAGAGCAAAATCCCAAGAGAGAAGATTATTTTGGAATCACAAATCTTGTTGAACATCCAGCCCAGCTCAACCCTCCAG TCGACAATGACACACCAGTTACTCTGGGAGTATATCTTACCAAGAAGGAACAGAAGAAACTCCGAAGGCAAACAAGGAGGGAAGCCCAGAAGGAGCTACAAGAGAAAGTCAGGCTGGGCCTGATGCCTCCTCCGGAACCCAaag TGAGAATTTCTAATTTGATGCGAGTATTAGGAACAGAAGCTGTTCAAGACCCCACGAAGGTAGAAGCCCATGTCAGAGCTCAGATGGCGAAAAGACAGAA AGCGCATGAAGAGGCCAACGCTGCCCGAAAACTTACAGCAGAACAGAGAAAggtcaagaaaattaaaaagcttaAAGAAGACATTTCTCAGGGGGTACACATATCTGTATATAG AGTTCGAAATTTGAGCAACCCAGCCAAGAAGTTCAAGATTGAGGCCAATGCTGGGCAACTGTACCTGACAGGGGTGGTGGTACTGCACAAGGATGTCAACGTGGTAGTAGTGGAAGGGG GCCCCAAGTCCCAGAAGAAATTTAAGCGTCTTATGCTGCATCGGATAAAGTGGGATGAACAGACATCCAACACAAAGGGAGATG ATGATGAGGAATCCGATGAGGAAGCTGTGAAGAAAACCAACAAATGTGTACTAGTCTGGGAG GGTACAGCCAAAGACCGGAGCTTTGGGGATATGAAGTTCAAACAGTGCCCTACAGAGAACATGGCTCGGGAGCATTTCAAAAAGCATGGGGCTGAACACTACTGGGACCTTGCGCTGAGTGAATCTGTGTTGGAGTCTACTGACTGA
- the PRPF3 gene encoding U4/U6 small nuclear ribonucleoprotein Prp3 isoform X2 codes for MALSKRELDELKPWVEKTVKRVLGFSEPTVVTAALNCVGKGMDKKKAADHLKPFLDDSTLRFVDKLFEAVEEGRSSRHSKSSSDRSRKRELKEVFGDDSEISKESSGVKKRRIPRFEEVEEEPEVIPGPPSESPGMLTKLQIKQMMEAATRQIEERKKQLSFISPPTPQPKTPSSSQPERLPIGNTIQPSQAATFMNDAIEKARKAAELQARIQAQLALKPGLIGNANMVGLANLHAMGIAPPKVELKDQTKPTPLILDEQGRTVDATGKEIELTHRMPTLKANIRAVKREQFKQQLKEKPSEDMESNTFFDPRVSIAPSQRQRRTFKFHDKGKFEKIAQRLRTKAQLEKLQAEISQAARKTGIHTSTRLALIAPKKELKEGDIPEIEWWDSYIIPNGFDLTEQNPKREDYFGITNLVEHPAQLNPPVDNDTPVTLGVYLTKKEQKKLRRQTRREAQKELQEKVRLGLMPPPEPKVRISNLMRVLGTEAVQDPTKVEAHVRAQMAKRQKVRNLSNPAKKFKIEANAGQLYLTGVVVLHKDVNVVVVEGGPKSQKKFKRLMLHRIKWDEQTSNTKGDDDEESDEEAVKKTNKCVLVWEGTAKDRSFGDMKFKQCPTENMAREHFKKHGAEHYWDLALSESVLESTD; via the exons ATGGCACTGTCTAAGAGGGAGCTGGATGAGCTAAAACCATGGGTAGAGAAGACAGTGAAGAGGGTACTGGGTTTCTCAGAGCCCACAGTGGTCACAGCAGCACTGAACTGTGTGGGGAAGGGCATGGACAAGAAGAAAGCAGCTG accATCTGAAACCTTTTCTTGATGATTCTACTCTCCGATTTGTGGACAAACTGTTTGAGGCTGTAGAGGAAGGCCGAAGCTCTAGACATTCCAAGTCTAGCAGTGACAGGAGCAGAAAACGAGAGCTAAAG GAAGTGTTTGGTGATGACTCTGAGATCTCCAAGGAATCATCAGGAGTAAAGAAGCGACGGATACCTCGTTttgaggaggtagaagaggagcCAGAAGTGATCCCTGGGCCTCCTTCAGAGAGCCCTGGCATGCTGACTAAGCTCCAG ATCAAACAGATGATGGAGGCAGCAACACGACAAATcgaggagaggaaaaaacaaCTGAGTTTCATCAGCCCCCCTACACCTCAG CCAAAGACTCCTTCTTCTTCCCAACCAGAGCGACTTCCAATTGGCAACACTATTCAGCCCTCCCAGGCCGCCACTTTCATGAATGATGCCATtgagaaggcaaggaaagcaGCTGAACTACAAGCCCGCATCCAAGCCCAGCTGGCACTGAAGCCAGGGCTCATTGGCAATGCCAATATGGTGGGCCTGGCCAATCTGCATGCCATGGGCATTGCTCCCCC GAAGGTTGAATTAAAAGATCAAACTAAACCTACACCACTGATTCTCGACGAGCAAGGTCGCACTGTAGATGCAACAGGCAAGGAGATTGAGCTGACACACCGAATGCCTACTCTGAAGGCCAATATTCGTGCGGTGAAGAGGGAACAATTCAAGCAACAGCTTAAAGAAAAGCCATCAGAAGACATGGAATCCAATACCTTTTTTGACCCCCGAGTTTCAATTGCCCCTTCCCAGCGGCAGAGACGCACTTTTAAATTTCATGACAAGGGCAAATTTGAGAAGATTGCCCAGCGGTTACGGACAAAG GCTCAACTGGAAAAGCTGCAGGCAGAGATCTCACAAGCAGCTCGAAAAACAGGCATCCATACTTCAACTAGGCTGGCTCTCATTGCTCCTAAGAAGGAGTTAAAGGAAGGAGATATTCCTGAAATTGAGTGGTGGGATTCTTATATCATCCCCAATGGCTTTGACCT TACAGAGCAAAATCCCAAGAGAGAAGATTATTTTGGAATCACAAATCTTGTTGAACATCCAGCCCAGCTCAACCCTCCAG TCGACAATGACACACCAGTTACTCTGGGAGTATATCTTACCAAGAAGGAACAGAAGAAACTCCGAAGGCAAACAAGGAGGGAAGCCCAGAAGGAGCTACAAGAGAAAGTCAGGCTGGGCCTGATGCCTCCTCCGGAACCCAaag TGAGAATTTCTAATTTGATGCGAGTATTAGGAACAGAAGCTGTTCAAGACCCCACGAAGGTAGAAGCCCATGTCAGAGCTCAGATGGCGAAAAGACAGAA AGTTCGAAATTTGAGCAACCCAGCCAAGAAGTTCAAGATTGAGGCCAATGCTGGGCAACTGTACCTGACAGGGGTGGTGGTACTGCACAAGGATGTCAACGTGGTAGTAGTGGAAGGGG GCCCCAAGTCCCAGAAGAAATTTAAGCGTCTTATGCTGCATCGGATAAAGTGGGATGAACAGACATCCAACACAAAGGGAGATG ATGATGAGGAATCCGATGAGGAAGCTGTGAAGAAAACCAACAAATGTGTACTAGTCTGGGAG GGTACAGCCAAAGACCGGAGCTTTGGGGATATGAAGTTCAAACAGTGCCCTACAGAGAACATGGCTCGGGAGCATTTCAAAAAGCATGGGGCTGAACACTACTGGGACCTTGCGCTGAGTGAATCTGTGTTGGAGTCTACTGACTGA